One Setaria italica strain Yugu1 chromosome I, Setaria_italica_v2.0, whole genome shotgun sequence DNA window includes the following coding sequences:
- the LOC101777470 gene encoding 3-oxoacyl-[acyl-carrier-protein] synthase, mitochondrial yields the protein MSCLRRARHLRLRRGLSSSSVAGAAALPPPRATAGRRVVVTGLGTVTPLGRGVGATWDRLVAGRCAVRALAAEDLRLQGETAGRTLEQLPSRVVAAVPRGKGDDEFDEEAWTKDKSISGFISYALCAADEALRDANWLPSEDEKKERTGVSIGGGIGSISDILDASQMIIENRLRRLSPYFIPKILINMASGHVSIRYGFQGPNHAAVTACATGAHSIGDATRMIQFGDADVMVVGGTESSIDALSIAGFSRLRALSTKYNSSPCSASRPFDCGRDGFVIGEGCGVMVLEALDHAKERGAKIYAEIRGYGMSGDAHHITQPQHDGRGAILAMKRALDQSGLSANEIDYVNAHATSTPLGDAVEANAIKTIFGDHAASGDLALSSTKGAIGHLLGAAGSVEAIFTVLAIHHGVAPPTLNLEQPDPLFEGAFTPLAAARKMPIRAAISNSFGFGGTNTSLLFSSPP from the exons ATGAGTTGCCtccgccgcgctcgccacctccgcctccggcggggcctctcttcctcctcggtggcgggggcggcggcgctccctccgCCTCGCGCGACCGCGGGCCGCCGCGTGGTCGTGACGGGGCTCGGCACCGTCACGCCGCTGGGCCGCGGCGTGGGCGCCACCTGGGACCGCCTCGTTGCGGGGAGGTGCGCGGTGCGCGCGCTCGCCGCGGAGGACCTCCGCCTCCAGGGGGAGACGGCGGGTAGGACGCTCGAGCAGCTCCCGTCCAgggtcgtcgccgccgtgccgcgCGGGAAGGGCGACGACGAGTTCGACGAGGAGGCGTGGACCAAG GATAAATCTATATCAGGATTTATATCCTATGCTCTCTGTGCAGCTGATGAGGCTTTGAGAGATGCAAATTGGTTGCCTTCGGAAgatgagaagaaagaaagaacg GGAGTTTCGATTGGCGGAGGGATTGGGAGCATCTCAGACATTTTAGATGCATCACAAATGATCATTGAAAAT CGTTTGCGTCGCCTCAGCCCATACTTCATACCGAAGATTCTGATCAACATGGCATCAGGCCATGTCAGCATAAGATATGGTTTCCAG GGTCCAAACCATGCTGCTGTGACAGCTTGTGCCACTGGTGCTCACTCTATTGGTGATGCTACACGGATGATCCAATTTGGAGATGCTGATGTGATGGTGGTTGGTGGAACAGAGTCCAGTATCGATGCTTTGTCTATAGCTGGATTTTCTAG gttAAGGGCATTGTCTACAAAATATAACTCCTCTCCATGTTCAGCTTCGAGGCCATTTGATTGTGGTAGAGATGGATTTGT GATTGGTGAAGGCTGTGGTGTCATGGTTTTGGAG GCACTTGATCATGCAAAGGAACGGGGTGCAAAAATTTATGCTGAAATTCGAGGCTATGGAATGTCTG GTGACGCGCACCACATAACTCAGCCACAACATGATGGTAGAGGTGCTATCTTAGCCATGAAGCGGGCTTTAGATCAG TCAGGGCTTAGTGCAAATGAAATTGATTATGTGAATGCACATGCAACATCAACTCCTCTTG GTGATGCTGTGGAGGCGAACGCGATCAAAACCATCTTTGGCGATCACGCTGCATCTGGTGATCTCGCATTATCCTCAACAAAG GGAGCAATCGGCCATCTGCTAGGGGCAGCTGGTTCAGTGGAAGCGATCTTCACCGTGCTAGCCATCCACCAT GGAGTTGCACCGCCTACGCTCAACCTGGAGCAGCCGGACCCGCTGTTCGAAGGCGCGTTCACGCCATTGGCTGCCGCGAGAAAGATGCCGATACGAGCGGCCATCTCCAACTCTTTCGGGTTCGGTGGAACCAACACTTCCCTGCTGTTCTCGTCCCCGCCCTAG
- the LOC101777884 gene encoding fumarylacetoacetase — protein MAEARQLRSFVEVPAGSHFPIQNLPFGVFRRRQAQEPPRPAVAIGDFALDLAAVSDAGLFDGPALAGSPCFHQETLNMFLGMGRPAWKEARATLQRILSADEPVLRDNEALRKKCLVPMSDIEMVMPITVGGYTDFFCSVHHARNCGFIFRGPQTPVNPNWFHLPIGYNGRASSVVVSGTDVIRPRGQGHPTGNSTPYFGPSRKLDFELEMAAIVGPGNELGKPIDVNDAEENIFGLALMNDWSARDIQAWETIPLGPFLGKSFSTTISPWIVTLDALKPFTCEAPKQEPEPLPYLAEKNHINYDIPLEVWIKPKDQSDASIVAKTNFKHLYWTVTQQLAHHTINGCNMRPGDIFATGTLSGPEPESLGCLLELTWNGQKEIAVGNSTRKFLEDGDEVILTGCCKGEGYNIGFGTCTGKVLPALP, from the exons atggcggaggcgagGCAGCTGCGGTCGTTCGTGGAGGTGCCGGCGGGTTCGCACTTCCCCATCCAGAACCTGCCCTTCGGGGTCTTCCgccggcggcaggcgcaggagcCGCCGCGCCCCGCGGTGGCAATCGGGGACTTcgcgctcgacctcgccgccgtcagCGACGCCGGGCTCTTCGACGGGCCCGCGCTCGCCGGCTCCCCGTGCTTCCACCAG GAGACGCTCAACATGTTCTTGGGGATGGGACGGCCGGCGTGGAAGGAGGCGCGCGCCACGCTCCAGAGAATCCTCTCGG CTGATGAACCAGTCTTGCGTGACAACGAAGCCCTCAGGAAGAAGTGTCTTGTACCAATG AGTGATATAGAGATGGTTATGCCAATCACTGTTGGAGGCTACACAGACTTCTTTTGTTCTGTTCACCATGCCAGGAATTGCGGATTTATCTTCCGCGGGCCGCAGACTCCAGTCAATCCAAATTG GTTTCATCTTCCAATAGGTTACAATGGACGGGCATCATCTGTAGTTGTGTCTGGAACAGATGTCATTCGACCCAG GGGACAAGGACATCCAACAGGAAACTCCACTCCTTATTTCGGTCCCTCTCGGAAGCTTGATTTTGAACTTGAGATG GCTGCCATTGTTGGTCCAGGGAATGAGTTGGGCAAACCTATTGATGTTAATGATGCTGAAGAAAATATTTTTGGCCTAGCTTTGATGAATGATTGGAGTG CCAGAGATATCCAGGCTTGGGAGACTATACCTCTTGGACCTTTCCTTGGGAAAAGCTTCA GTACTACAATATCGCCATGGATTGTCACTCTGGATGCTTTAAAGCCTTTCACCTGTGAGGCTCCTAAGCAG GAACCTGAGCCTTTGCCTTACTTAGCTGAAAAGAATCACATAAACTATGATATTCCTCTTGAA GTCTGGATTAAGCCCAAAGACCAAAGTGATGCCTCAATTGTTGCAAAGACTAATTTCAAACATTT GTATTGGACGGTGACGCAGCAGCTAGCACACCACACTATCAATGGATGCAACATGAGGCCAGGGGATATATTTGCAACCGGCACACTCAGTGGACCT GAACCTGAATCTCTGGGGTGTCTGCTGGAGCTAACATGGAACGGGCAGAAGGAGATAGCAGTTGGAAATTCGACCCGCAAGTTTCTAGAAGATGGGGATGAAGTCATCTTGACCGGCTGTTGCAAG GGTGAAGGCTACAACATTGGATTCGGAACCTGCACAGGGAAGGTTCTGCCGGCGCTTCCTTGA